The region GAGCGTTCTCCTGCTCGTCGCTCATTCCTGTACCTCCGTGTCTGTGTGATTCAGCATAAGGAATTCATGGATGGCTTTGCGTCGTTCTGCGTACTCTTCGCCGAGGAGTCTGGTGTCGGTGTTGTCGATGATACGTTGCAGAAGTTCGCTGAGAGTGGAAAGTTCCTCTTCGTTCAGGCATTCAAGCATATGCGTTGCCATGTCTGATGATTTTGGAAGCTGCTGTAGTGGTGCCACGCCACGACGGGCCGCTTCGACATTGCGTACCCGTGTTGCGGCGCGAAGCGCGGTCTGTGCGCGCGTCGCCTTGAGTTTGGTGTGCAGTATCAGGATGTTGAGTTCGTGAAGTTGGTTGATGACTTCTTTACGTTGATCGGTCATGGATTCCCCATCTATATGGACACGATGTCTAATATAGATAGTCTAGCGCAGGATCAACCTGAGAAACGGTTGCATGCGGGAATCAGAAAAACAGATGCCCCGACCATCGTGGTCGGGGCATCTGATCGTCCATCATCACAATAATTACTTGGTGACAGCCTTCTTCAGCAGGGAGCCGGCGGAAATACGAACGCCGTAGGTTGCCGGGATCTCGATGGTCTCGCCGGTGCGCGGGTTGCGTCCGGTGCGTGCGGCGCGCTTGACGCGCTCAGCGGAGAACAGGCCGGTCAGCTTCAGGCCTTCGCCGGACTGCATTGCCTCGACGAACACGTCCTGGAAAGCGTTCACAGCTGCCTCAGCCTGTGCCTTGGTCAGGTTGGACTTCTGAGCGATCTTCGAGACGAGATCAGACTTGTTGTATGCCATAAAGCATCCTTCTTGGATCAGGGGACATTCTGATTACGAACATCCACGTTCTCTATGATATTAGCGCACTGTTATGAGGAAAACGGCATTTTATAAGGGCTTTAGGCGCTTTTTTTGAAAATCGGGGGGGAAATCAAAGCGTACGGGGGCGTTTGTCAGATTAAATTGTGCTTGTCGAGCCATTTCATAGCCAGTGCGCCGACCGGAATTCGCAGCCAGTAGAAGGCGATTCGGTAGACGAGAGTAGCGGAAACGGCAATGGTGGAGGGGATACCCACGGCGGTAAACGCCACCGACAGCGCGGCTTCCACGGCACCTAGGCCACCAGGTGTGGGAACCGCGGAACCCAAGGTGTTGGCAAGTAGGAAGATGAACGTGGTTTCTATGGGATTCGCGTGGCACCCAAACGCCATCAACGCGGCCCAGAAGCCCAGTCCGGTCGCAAGGTTGAGCACCAATGCGCCCGCTATGCCGAAAGCCAGTTCTTTCGGGCGTGCGAGAACGTCGACTAGATTGCGTGCATAAGCCTTTGCCATCGGAAGATATTTCTCGGTCACCAAATGACGTACCGGAGGAATCGCCATGGCCGCCGACACAACCAGTGCGACGAGGGCAATCACCATGATCAGCGTATTCGTCGGAATCATGCCGGACAAGGTGTTGCGCCCCGTGAACAGGCCGATTGTCAGCAGCAGCACGATGGTGGTGCCTCCCTGCACGGCCCAGACCGCGCTCATAACCGCCGTCGCGGCGGTACTGCGATAACCGCTTTTACGCAGGAACTGAAGGTTGACGAACGCGGGGCCAACACCGGCCGGCATGGAAACGGCGGTGAAGCCGGATGCCATCTGAGAGCAATACAAGCCGATCGTATTGCGTTTGTCGGAATCCATGAACACGCCTAAGGTAATGGCGGAACCAAGCCATGCAATAAAACCGAGAGCAACGCAAACCAGGGCCATAGCGAGATTCGCGTCTCTGACCGCTTTGATCATCTCGGCCGGCTGGATCTGTGTGAACACCACATATACGGCAACCACCAGCAAGGCGATGGCGAAGAAGGAGCGGAAGCTGAATCGCGATAGCGTGACTTTTTCCATCGAATCCGCAACATTCTGCGGGGCAAGCGCGGAAATTCGTGTGCGCAGATCGGCAAGCATCTTCTTATCCCAACCTGGTAGTGCGCGCGTTGCGGCTGGAACGGCGGCTTTTTGCACAAAAGGCGCCAGATTAATCAGCTGCTCATCGCCCCAGGTTCTGCGAGCGCAGGCGACCGCACGGTCGACGCCGTTCAACGTCGCAAGCAATACAAGAAGTTGTACCTTGTCGAGGGCGAAGTTTGGCGATGCGCTGCCATAATCGCCATTCTGCCATCCGGCAATCACCGGTTGATTGTTCTCCATACGAGACAAGGTGTCGGGTGTGATGCGCCGATGTGTGAAACCATGGCGATGCGCTGCTGTGAGATATTCCATGAATGCTTCTATATCATGGTCGGACATGGTGTTTTGGTTGCATTCCAGCGGCATGTGGTTGCGGTGGAACACCAGAATGGAGGATTCTCCATAATCAGCCACACCGTACACGTTCGGAGTTTCTAAGCCGGCATTGGATAGGCCAAGAATCATGGCGTAATGATGGTGCATGGCGTCAACGGAGGAACGATCGCGGCGCATGGAAACACCGGTCAGGCGAAGCCACTGCCACACCTGATTGAGGTAACCGGCCGCATGTACCTGATTGTCGAGCACGGAAACGGTGTATTGCGTGCCTTCATAATCGACGACATCGTAAATACGGGAGTTTTCGATCAGATCATCATCCAACGTGGCCTTCAATACGCCTGAATCGACGTATGGGGCGACTCTGCGTGTAAGCAGTGACACGTCAATGCCGATGGAACGCAACGATTGCTCGATTTGAGTGCCCCAAGCGCCATTGTTCTGCGTGCCGATGGCGAAGCGAATCAGCATGCCTATAACACGGCCTATGGCATAGGATGCAATGGCACCGGCCAGCGAATTCCATGAAAGCACAACCATTAGCATTGCTACGGCGTACAGTACATTCCATCCCCATTTGGTGCATGAGCGGATACGACGCGGGCCTGAAACGGTGAGGAACGACGCCATGGCGGCGTAAAAATCGGGAAGCAGTCCGGTGCC is a window of Bifidobacterium catenulatum DSM 16992 = JCM 1194 = LMG 11043 DNA encoding:
- a CDS encoding HU family DNA-binding protein, yielding MAYNKSDLVSKIAQKSNLTKAQAEAAVNAFQDVFVEAMQSGEGLKLTGLFSAERVKRAARTGRNPRTGETIEIPATYGVRISAGSLLKKAVTK
- a CDS encoding lysylphosphatidylglycerol synthase transmembrane domain-containing protein, whose product is MQWGNVTHLKPISYVWSKSTVSHSPEANKPKPHIDDVPPKRSRDFADLTHAFFALVLGIGVILFSVYLHGTASGVESDVRSARRVVSWLMDVPSSLLQQLAIVCITVSVLIQLLASKEWLQSVVSVVSLIFGFFTVWGVSALISNSGNAMLIIPLQSNSTSVGTGLLPDFYAAMASFLTVSGPRRIRSCTKWGWNVLYAVAMLMVVLSWNSLAGAIASYAIGRVIGMLIRFAIGTQNNGAWGTQIEQSLRSIGIDVSLLTRRVAPYVDSGVLKATLDDDLIENSRIYDVVDYEGTQYTVSVLDNQVHAAGYLNQVWQWLRLTGVSMRRDRSSVDAMHHHYAMILGLSNAGLETPNVYGVADYGESSILVFHRNHMPLECNQNTMSDHDIEAFMEYLTAAHRHGFTHRRITPDTLSRMENNQPVIAGWQNGDYGSASPNFALDKVQLLVLLATLNGVDRAVACARRTWGDEQLINLAPFVQKAAVPAATRALPGWDKKMLADLRTRISALAPQNVADSMEKVTLSRFSFRSFFAIALLVVAVYVVFTQIQPAEMIKAVRDANLAMALVCVALGFIAWLGSAITLGVFMDSDKRNTIGLYCSQMASGFTAVSMPAGVGPAFVNLQFLRKSGYRSTAATAVMSAVWAVQGGTTIVLLLTIGLFTGRNTLSGMIPTNTLIMVIALVALVVSAAMAIPPVRHLVTEKYLPMAKAYARNLVDVLARPKELAFGIAGALVLNLATGLGFWAALMAFGCHANPIETTFIFLLANTLGSAVPTPGGLGAVEAALSVAFTAVGIPSTIAVSATLVYRIAFYWLRIPVGALAMKWLDKHNLI